The nucleotide window GATCCTATTAAGGCCGCCACGCTGAAACTGCCTTACTCCGATGAGCGGGTTTTGCATTATGGGATGATTCCAAGGGCCAACCGCTGTATTTTCGTACTGAATGAACTGCCGGACCTTCAGGCACGTATTCAGGTTTCACTGTTCAACATCCTGCAGGAAGGTGATATCCAGATTCGCGGTTTCCAGCTCAGGATGCCTTTGGATATCCAGTTTGTATTTACAGCAAATCCCGAAGATTACACCAACCGCGGAAGCATAGTTACCCCGCTGAAAGACCGTATAGGCTCTCAGATCTTCACCCATTATCCTCAAAACATTGCCCTGGCCCGGCAAATCACGGAGCAGGAAGCTCGCATTTCTGCTGAAGACAGCGCAGTAATTGAAGTTCCCGATTATGCAAAAAACCTGCTTGAAGAGATCGCTTTTGCTGCGCGGAACAGCGAATTTGTAGATACCAAAAGTGGTGTGAGCGCCAGGCTAACCATCAGCGCCATGGAAAATCTGATGGCTGCCGCCAAACTTCGCCTTATTGAATCTGATCTGGACCGTACAGCCGTTCGTTTACTTGATATTCTGTCCGTAATTCCGTCTATTACAGGAAAAATCGAACTCGTTTATGAAGGCGAACAGGAAGGTGCGGATCATGTGGCCAGAATCCTTATTGACCAGGCAGTAATGAATCAATTTGAAAATATATTCCCAAAGATTGGCAAACTGGAGAAAGAAGGCGTGAAAACTCCCTATACCGACATTGTCCGGTGGTTTGATGAAAACCAACTTCACCTGAATTATTTGGACAAAGATCTAGACTACCGCAATAAACTGAACAGCATAAAACCGTTGGTATCACTTGTAGATGAAAATACCGGCGATCTAGGCGACGGCGACCGCTACTTCTGTATGGAGCTGGTTCTGTGGGCACTTACCGTGAGCAGGAAATTGGATAAATCCGAAAACGAAAGTAGTTTCACCTATGATTCGCCCGGCATCGGCAAATACTACAGCAGA belongs to Chryseobacterium sp. and includes:
- a CDS encoding sigma 54-interacting transcriptional regulator produces the protein MKESTTFGELKKSGYAHKTISKEIQQNLIAKIRAKEPVFEGLWGYEDTVIPQLKKALLAGHHINLLGLRGQAKTRIARSMVSLLDEYMPIVQGSEINDSPFQPISKVARDLVDELGDETPVSWVHRSDRFFEKLATPDVNVADLIGDIDPIKAATLKLPYSDERVLHYGMIPRANRCIFVLNELPDLQARIQVSLFNILQEGDIQIRGFQLRMPLDIQFVFTANPEDYTNRGSIVTPLKDRIGSQIFTHYPQNIALARQITEQEARISAEDSAVIEVPDYAKNLLEEIAFAARNSEFVDTKSGVSARLTISAMENLMAAAKLRLIESDLDRTAVRLLDILSVIPSITGKIELVYEGEQEGADHVARILIDQAVMNQFENIFPKIGKLEKEGVKTPYTDIVRWFDENQLHLNYLDKDLDYRNKLNSIKPLVSLVDENTGDLGDGDRYFCMELVLWALTVSRKLDKSENESSFTYDSPGIGKYYSR